GTTCCACCACATGTGCTTtcaccacattttaaaaagttgcatgAATATATGTTGAAATATACATACATCCCATTTCTTTTACAACCATGTGTGTGACAAGTAACAGGAAAACACTGTGAGATCCTGGATCTTATTTCCTGTGCATCCCAGACACAGGAGCATGGTGGTTCACTGTTCAACAAAAGCCAAAAACATTTCTCCTCAATTCTATCCATAATAGCTATACTTATATTCCACACAATGTTCCCCAAGTCCTGTAGAAAACAGAATATTCAGGGTCCTCACTCATGGTGGTCATCCTCTTGCCTTGTATGGTTGTGTGTTGTTTCCTTTGAATTATCATTCATGCACACATGTGTATCTGATCTGTGTCTGGAAACCTTTTGGTGGAGTCTTTGTAACCTACAAAATTTTGTTTATTGGGTATTGTTTTGTGCCTGActgcatattttgcatgcagaaggccccagattcaaTCCAAGTCACCTTCTTCATCATCACCTCGGGTAACTGAGCTTGGAAAGCtctctcccattattattattattattattatttatttatatagcaccatcaatgtacatggtgctgtacagagtaaaacagtaaatagcaagactctgccgcataggcttacaatctaataaaatcatagtaaaacaataaggaggggaagagaatgccaacaggtacagggaagggtaagcaggcacagggtagcatcccaaagatgctgccagtcagaacagacaatGGTCTAGCCTTGTATGAGGCAGCTCCATATCATTTATTCATCTATGAGCTGTATATCCTACCTTTTAATCCAACAATCCCCAAGTTGGCTTACAATGGAttgcaataatacatacacaaACCCACATGACCCATCACTTTTTTGACCACAGCCAACGGATGTGGCCAGAATGTGCTTCCCTTCAGCTCCATCGTTCCAGGGAAACTGGCAGTTGTAGCCAAATTTTCTTTTTGGCAAGAACAGGGgaagcaagctccctgcagcGCCTCCTTCTTTGGCCAATGGAGGTCTCCCCCTTGCCATAATGTTCTTCCTCAGAGGGCGGGTGCAACTTCTCGGTGGCCCTTGGGCCTCTGGCTGGTGGCAGAGACCAAATTGTGCTTCTTTCAGTTCTACAGTTCCAGAGCCACCACATGTACTTATGGCTCACAGGCTACAATGAACCATTGCTAGGGGGTCTGGCAGTGCCGAAATGGTAGGCCACCTGGAAGCCTGAGCTCCATGGGAGCCATATGGAGGCCATTTTgcaagggatataaatataaccaaTCTTACAGAAAGTGAGCTGAGATTTTTCTTCCAAAATTATTATGCCATGGAGGGCTAAATTTGGAAGAGAGTAGCTTGCTTAAGTTAGTTAATGACAGTGAACTGAGCTTTAAGCAAGGGTCTTTCTGGATCTCAAAATCAAGCCATTAAACCTACTGGGTGCTACCTGCCTTTAGTGTTGAGATCCCGGGATACATGGGATTACAAACAGAAGTTTCATATAGTTAGTAATTACgtggatgtttttgtttttaaaaaagcaaattgcagctgcaagggGAGATCGGGTCTCAATTCAGATCCGGACTGTGATGTAGGAGAAGGGTCTTTGGCCTCCACCTCAGTCCCTAAGCAGAATCTCCCCCGCCTTgtgcctgctatttgcattgggagggaaGCTCCCAGATGCAAACGGCACTGTCAAAGCCCTAGAGATGAACAGGTTTTGTTGCATATGAACACCTGGGCAAACTAAGTATCCTGCCCTTTGCACTGATGCAACATTGAGGGGCTGAGTGAGCAGTTGGTGTCTAACTGGCAGTGTGGCCAATACTCCCTTTGAAAATTAATTAACTGGGGCTAGAGTTTAGCAGGGAGTTATTACAGGCATGGCAGTTCCTTGCCATGCCTGTAATAACCCCCCAAATCCCATCCCACGTGAACCCGTAATCACAGAATTCCGCTTTAAATCAGAAATGCATAAGAAGTTAAAAGTGAAATGCACTAAAACATGCATTCTTATTCTTCTGAATATTGAGAAAAAGCAGATAGGTAAGATGTAAGAATGAAGAAAATAGATGAAGGAAAATAACGGAAATTACCCATTAGCTGTATAAAAGCAAGGTAATAGGTAACTATGGCAAAATTCAGTGTATCTGAGAGAATAATGATATAATAAACTTCAGATTCTCTTTGAACTTTAATAGGCACATGATGCTTGTCTCTCTGCTGTTGCCCACATAGTATTGTAGGCAATTAATGGAATTACTGTGTATGCAGAGGATTAAACAGTTATAATATATGCCACACTGGTCAACTGCTGTCAGTTCCCCCTTTTAAAGGCCTCAGGTTtcaaaaaaaatcccctcccGTCCACATGTTCCTGAATTATCATGCTTTTAGGGAGCTCTCTGTCCCTCTGCCATATTTCTCTAGCACTGAGCAATCCTTTTCTCCATAAACAGATTGGCATAGTGTGATCATCCCATGCACAAAGGGATTCCTTTCTCCAGagggaattgaaaagggaatttcagcaagtgtcatttatatgcatgcagcccctggtaaaattcccttttctatacaactgttaaagttacaggagccctgtcctcctatccatatggtcaccctaagatataaAATATTTAACAAGTACACATGCAAATGTAATGTATACAATTGAAAAACACATGTTTGCAAACTGATGTCATACAAGTTAAAACAAGCCTGGGAGTCAGGATTGGCCATGGTTTCCCACTACCTGTGAATTATCCCTAGTCAAAGCTTTGAACCTGAGTTATGTTCTTCAAAAGCATTTGTATCCCCTTGGCAAACGAACTTGATGGAGTCATAGCTAGTAAACATAGGCAGAAAATCAAGAGCATCCCTCATAGTGGTAAATATGTAACAAtggacaatttgctgcccttcagTGGTACTCAAACATTTGCCATCTCAGGTAGTTTGCCTCACTCCACCTAATAACAGGACCAGTAACCAGTTTAGAAAGAAGTGTAAACACTGATAATTTGCTTAAGCTGCTTACCAAATTTCTTAttaaagttttctttaaaaatgatttaatttCCTGCTACATTTCGATTGtgataggaacctaggaagctgccttgtactgagtcagatcaaTAACCtatagcccaatattgttgacactgacttgcagcattctccagggtttcaggcaggatttttttcccccccttagccctacctggagatgccgggagtTGCACTTGGGACCTTTCgcatgcaaagtatgtggtcaactgagctatggctcctcaaCTATCCTTGTGCTATGGATTATAAAGTGTAAAAAAGtatagccccccccccatggaatttcctgcctctggaggtcaggcaggtgccaactttgtattcctttcggtgcctcctgacaACGTCATTatcaggaagcctttccttaatgaccagccacggttcactgtacattttgctacttttaaaatctattttaaagtgttttaatctgtttttattttattttatcttgtacaccgctccgaaattttgaatggggagcggtacataaatattgtaaatagatgaataataataattttttttaaaaagagaggaggggaaaaaaaacatatttcaaaGAAATCGTATGCTAATCTGCCATCTGCAGGAGAGcacctgtaaataaaataattcaaagcTAATGAAGCACCAGATATGCAAATGCTCTAGTCTCTGCCTTTGAGTCTAAAACTATAAAGGCAAATTGGTTTTAATGCCAATACTTCAAAATATCATGGAGCAACTGATTGGGCCCACTGGGCCATCAGATACAAGTGTTCTAGTTTGTTGAAGCAAAACACAGTATGTGAAAGACAAAAATACCCCACACTCCTTATTTTCATGTTCACTATCTTTGTTTCTTTTTGCCCAAACCCATAAAAGAAATCAGAATTCTATTTTCCACCAGTTACTTGAGGGCTTAGCTAAACAAATCTTCACACCATTATTTCACATTCACTATAAGAACCCACTTCTATTTGTTTTGGGCTCGCAAATGTTAGCGAAGCTATTCTGGCAAACGTTAGTGAAAATATAACCTAAAATTAGTATCTTACAGGGCGTTGAAACAATATACTGAAGAATTATATAAAAGAGACATAGGGACAACAGATCCTTAACTAAACTAAAATGGGCCATTTCACACGTGGTTTGCCACTGAGTataattcaagaggcagatgcTGTCAATCACAGCTGGGACACCTAAAAACTTATGCCACAAAAAGTGTGGTACAGTGTAATCGTACACATCTgctaagtaagccccattgagttcaatgtaacTTACtcgcaggattgcagcctcactcTTTAAAGTGACAAACACTTGTGTAAACTAACTGCTACTACCCCTCTGCAATTTCTTCATCAAATTTCTCTCCTCTTGCATAAGAATTTTTCTTTtgggaacagattttttttttacctccagcTGTTTGTTAAGATTATCAGAGCAAATGTTGTGAACAAAATAAGCACAAAAAAAGGGCCAGAGCAAAATCAAAACCCTCACTATGTTAATAATTAAGCACACCTGGAACAACCCAGATCATATATAACAGAATGACTTATTTACACAGGAAAAGAAGACATTTAAACTATGTTATTTCCAGAGACTTTATCACTCTGCTTAAATAAAATTCTCTCTTAGGTACTTTTCTTCCAATATCATTCCACTCCACACAGAGGAAAagcagcataggattgtgctaggAAGATGCAATCCTAAGGACCCTTACTAGGGAATGAGATGAATCCCAACGAACATATTTTTCTAGGATGGGGATGGTCTTATTGGTCTGTAGGGTCTTGTGGCACTAAAATGTATTAAGCCATAAGCTTTCAGTAGACTCTAGTTCAGGGTCTGTAGAtcaccagatgctttggacttcaacctgTAAGTCCCTGCCACCATGGCCAAAGGTCGTGAGCTGCAGTCTGAAACctttgaagatttatttatttattgcatttatataccaccccattgccgaagctctctggagatctactttctgcccatcccccACTGGAAGCTTACTAGAGGCCCCCTTGTCATcagattaataataacaacaataacaacaacaataataaatatttcttacccacctctccattctgatctaGGCCAGGAACAATAATAAatgacaaaatacataaaatggactCTGGTCCATGAAAGAACGCTCTCctagaacatttgagatctacaagttcaatcgcagcttttaaagctcagctaaaaacttttctttttcctaaagcttttaaaacttgatgttgctcggactttaggctgttagttatactgttatactgttagttttaccctaccctgtgcctgtttaccctacccagtgcctgtttgcattctcttcccctccttattgctttactatgattttattagaatgtaagcctatgcggcagggtcttgctatttactgttttactctgtacagcaccatgtacattgatggtgctatataaataaattaataataataataataataataataataataataataataatgttgttgtattagtctttaaggtgcccccTCCCAAATTTGCTGTTTTTGCACACGTGATTGCACACGCTGggccttatttctgagtaaacaagaaCTGTTGCACGggacatttactcagaagcaatttCCACtttgctcaatggggcttactctggcCTTACAGTGTGTCCCAGCGCTCTTTTCCTCGGAAGTTAAGGCCCGCTGAGcacaatgggccttactcccaggtaaccacTGGTGCATATGAGGACCGTAGCCTTGATTACTACGGGCACCGGCCTTCTCAAGGACGCCTTTCGATTTTCTTTCGGGTGACCACTGTACGAGGCGCCCGGCCCTCATAGCTGCCTCTGCTCGGCCGCCAGACCTTTAGAACCGCCGCCTCGAGCTCGGCTCACCCCACCCTCTCCTAGGAGGAGGCGCCAAGTTTGTCCCGGCTGGTTGGTGCGGCGGCGCCCGCCTGCCGCCGGGGCCTTCCTTTCCTTCCGCGCTTAGGCCGCTCCGGCTTCCTTCTCCGCAGCCATGGCGCTGCACGGGCTGCGAGTTCTGGAAATGGCGGGCCTGGCGCCGGCCCCGCTCTGCGGCCTGATTCTGGCCGACTTCGGGGCGCAGGTGGTGCGGGTCGACCGCTCGCCCCGCACGGCCATGACCACGGACGTGCAGGGCCGGGGGAAGCGCTCGCTGGCGCTGGATTTGAAACAGCCTCGGGGCGCCGCGACGCTGAGGAGACTCTGCCAGAAGGCGGACGTACTTATCGAGCCTTTCCGACCAGGTGCCTGTTTGTGTCTGCctgaggagagaaggaggaggcgtTGCTCTGAATTGGGATAAGACGACTGCGGAGGTGGGGGAGACCCTCcccgaacctggtgcccttcaggtgttttggggacttcaactcccatcaaccctagccaacatggttaaTGGACAGGAattcagggagttgtagtccaaaacatctggagggcaccaggttggggtaggctgttGAGGAcgtgggatggggggtgggttgTTACCTATCTGGTTTTGAGATGACATTTAATGGGGTGGGTTTAGCAGGACAACCCTAAATGGGAGTGGGAAGGAGGTAATGGAAGATTGGAGGCATCACAAAAGAGGACACGgatttgcctagggtgaccagttataaaagaaggcagggctcctgcaaatttaactgttgtgatgaatagagaatttcaccaggtgctgcatgcatacaaatgttgttgttgtttattagttcagtcgcttctgactcttcgtgacttcatggaccagcccacgccagagctttctgtcggccgtcgccacccctagctcccccaaggtcgagtctgtcacctccagaatatcatccatccatcttgcccttggtcggcccctcttccttttgccttccactttccctagcatcagcctcttctccagggtatcctgtcttctcattaggtggccaaagtacttcagttttgtctttaatatcattccctcaagtgagcagtctggctttatttcctggagtatggactggtttgatcttcttgcagtccatggcactctcagaattttcctccaacaccacagttgaaaagcatctatcttccttcgctcagccttccttatggtccagctctcgcagccataggttaccatggggaataccattgctttaactatgcggacctttgttgtccgtgtgatgtctctgctcttaactattttatcaagatttgtcattgctctcctcccaagaagtaaacgtcttctgatttcctggctgcagtcagcgtctgcagtaatctttgcgcccagaaatacgaagtctgtcactgcctccacgttttcttcctctatttgccagttatcaatcaagctggttgccataattttggtttttttgagatttaactgcaacccagcttttgcactttcttctttcactttcatcatcaggctcctcagctcctcctcactttcagccatcaaatgacccctgctgaaatttccttctctatacaactgttgaagatacaggagccctgtcctccattctgCATGGTCACTctagatttgcataacattggtATATGCGGAGttatatgtatagctgcaaatttagaaatttaaatagaaaatacaTCTGGCCATAATGGGATGACTGTGACCAGTCTGCTCTTGTGTCCACCTGcggggcaatttcaaggcccttcCTAGTCTCCCTCCTTCTGGTTCTTTCACTTCCAGTGGACAcctctttaaatagaggacaccttcaaatagagggctgcccTCTGTAGAGTAATATAtttgggggaaaggcagaggAGGGGGTTCTTCTGACCTATTTACAGATAGGATAACTGCctattgttttttctctgcttgtGTGGGGAGGCTTCTCTGACATTTCTCCCACTGAAACTACATATGCCCTTTGCACACGTCCTAGTGCATACAGGAGTTGTCTGAGAGTGGACATTTGACATGAATTAGAAGAACTGGAAAAACCTGCTTTTTGTGTCACAATCTGCAAAGTAGGAATTCTTGTACCACTGCCTCCCCGCCCCTCAATATGTATAGGGTTTAAATGCATGGGGAGCAATGTACGATTTTAAAGTTTTTCATAGGAAAGGGACAATCTTACATGAACTATTTACTCCAACATTTATATTTTCATTCATTTACAATGTTTAAAGTAATATTTGCACTGACTTGTACATTGCTCGTATGAGTAGACCGTTGTCTTAAGCAGTTTTTCATGCAAGTAAATTGACTTTTCATCGTTAGAATTGAATTTCACTTATAGAAAGGCTATGGAATGGAGAAACGTGGCTTGCACTACCTGTGCTGCCACATCTTTGAGATGCCCAAAGCCACATAGAGACCAAGTAACAGGAAGTAGAAATGCCTTTAGCTTCTTGTCTCTACCTTCCTTTGCTATGTTTGAAGTTGAAGCTTTGCATCTCTTCCCCTGTGGAGATGCGCAAACTTCCTTCACATCAAGAGCTTGTGTGTCTCTCAGCAACGGAAGCAGAGATGTGGATGTTCCAACTTGGATATGCAGAGAAACAGGATGGACCAAGCATTTGTGCGTCCTGCTGTTTCTACATCAGTGCTGCATCTGAAGTCGCTCTGGTTTGTCTTTCCCAAAACTTCAgaacaaaataacaaaaaatagCTATATGGAATGAGTCATTAAACAAAGCTAGGACTTCAGcattaaagaacaacaacaaaaaaccctggCCAGATGGCAGTTCTTCCATCATATTCAAGCTATGTGCAAATTCATACTATGTATTAAATACAATTTATAGGGCAGTATCATATGTTACTGGCATACCAGTGGGATTCACTGCAACAGGGAGCTAGTGGTTCTTAAAGCAACCCAAAGTGAGCAGAAACAGTTCCGTTCATTTCTGAAATGGCAAGTCAGTGGAACTTGCAGAAGGGAGTTCCACTGTCTTGCTctgatctggaaatgagcatttctgctggtTTCTGGGGTTCCTTTACAAAGTGCCGACTCCCTGTTGCAACAGCAGTGGATTCCCCTGGTGCAATGGGATGAGTGAGAGCACAGTGGTGGTATTGGATAGTGCCCAGTAATTCTCATTTGTGGGTCTAAGTCTTATTTTTGTAAGTTTGGTTGACTATTTTATCTCTCTATTCAGGAGTCATGGAAAAACTTGGCCTTGGTCCAGATATACTCCTTCAGGATAATCCCAAACTCATCTATGCTAGACTAACTGGATTTGGTCATTCTGGAAAATGTGCCAAGTTGGCAGGTCATGATATTAACTATTTGTCAGTCTCAGGTATGTTGTTGTATAACCTCATTTTttcataataatagtaataataataataataataataatagtgttttagcttttgtgaaccgcccagggagcttcggctattgggcggtataaaaatgcaataaataataataaatatgaactAACATGAAATACATTTGTGGTTAATGTAGTTTAAAATTGTCAGGGGTGTGTGTATAGACATGAATATTTATGTATGAAAATGCCAATGTTCTTGATTAAAATTAATCTCTGCTAAATTTTCTGCAGTTGGCCAGTTTGGAAAATAAACCAGGCTGAAAGCTCCTGATAATAGCATTTCAGTGTGTTGCTTTAGTTTTGTTGGTTAGGGCTGACTTTTGGACTTTGCTCCAAAATCCAGTGGTTCACAGTAATGACTGACATAATCAGTATTCTTCCTAAGTCTGGTtttggctgtaatcctatgcacagtttCCTGGGAGTGAGCCTTTTTGAacacattgggacttacttccaagtaaacatgcataggattgcacttctgATCAGTAACATtcttttaattgaaaaagagATTGAAGCCTGTTAATTAGAAAGCAAACTATAGTTGTTTATCAGCAAAAAAAGCTTCAGTGAGAGGAATCCTTCAgaagttgtccatgctctggtaacctccaagttagattactgcaatgcactctacgtagggatgcctttgaagatggttcggaaactgcagctcgtgcaaaatgcagtggccagattgatttcgggaaccagaaggttcgatcatataacacctgctctagtccgcttgcactggctgcctatatgtttccgagcccaattcaaggtgctggttttaacctataaagtcttacatggcttgggaccacaatacctgatggaacacctctcccgacgtgaatatacccggtcactacgttcaacatctaaggtcctcctccaggtgcctactccaagagaggctcagagtgtggcaatgaggaacagggctttttcggtggtggcccccagactatggaacgatctccctgatgaggctcgcctggcgccaacgctgctatctttccggcgccaggttaagactttcctctttgccaaggcatatggcagcacatcttaatcacccacatgtttagttttttaatggtttttaacgctttatgtgtgtatgttctgtgttttaaaattttaaaattttgtatacttgtttttatctcaattttagaatttctgtaaaccgcccagagagctctggctatgggggcggtatataagtgtaataaataaataaataaataagttcttttGGGTAGAAGCTGTGTTGTTCATCTGTTTTCCCATCCCACCGTACTGTTCATTTGCAAGTCCTCTGTCCCTGTAGAATAGATTGAACAGTCTTATAACTAAAGAGAAACAGGTAGAGCCTTGATGAACATATATacctatgttcagaagacattggTATGGATTGCATTACTGAATacaacattttttattttgcaaCAGCATGAGGGAAATTAATATAAGTATTACACTGCATGGGTCTTCTTTAAATGTGTACTTAACCTATACAGGGGTGCTGTCGAAACTTGGCAGAAAAGATGAAAATCCTTATGCTCCTGTCAATCTTCTGGCCGACTTCGCTGGTGGCGGTGTTATGTGTGCAATCGGCATCGTTATGGCACTCTATGAATGTACAAAATCTGGAAAAGGACAAGTCATTGATACGAGTATGGTaagatatgtttgtttgttttaaaaaagcaaaatgacaCACTATGAAAGGATAGTTGTAACTCTGGGCACTTGGAGTTTTGAGCCTAATGCCATCAGTCTTAAAAAGCGATGTCTTGATCCTTTTCCACTTGTGCTCTTTTTTGTGTGAATTGCAGCCCCAGGTGGGGGTGTGCAGTCACCTTCAGATGCATTCATCGGATTCTTTGGGACCCGATGAGCCAAACAGTCAGGTCAGCTGCTAATTTGGATTTCCTTGGTTGGATCAGGGTCGGTACTTGGAAATCTCTTGATGCCTCTTGACATCAAGTTCTTTTGAAGTcaagttcatatatatatatatatatatatatatatatatgctccaaATTGTTGCCTTCTGCATTCTAGCTATAGTTTACTCTGGATTAAAAATATTCTAGTTCCATCTAAACTGACTTTTCATGGACTTGCTACACATTAGTTTTAGTTGACTAATTTCTCAGCCCAGCAAAGGGTATGAAAGTTTCCATAATTCTAGAAATATTGATCATAATTCTATATGCTGATGCTCGTATTAGCTTAATGCAGAACTATATTGGATATAACTGGGCAGGCACAAATCGTGCTACTTATTTATAAGGAGACTGTCTTGTCATTAGATATAATCGGCTTTCCAAAATGTCattgttaaaaaaatgtttacttgTACCAGTATTGGCATGTTaaatgttggagggggaaacaatccTGCAATGAACCTGCAGCAGCCCATGAGATGTTGgaaggttgttttcccctccatcAAGCCATGCCAACccagttcggacaacatgacagGTTCGGACAACATCACCAGGCGGTGATTTTGGAAATGGCGCTCCACAAATGCCGTAATTTAAATAAGCTTACTTTTATCGTGTTAACTGGCCCAATGTGTTATTGGATTGTGGCTGAAGCTATCAGTAAGGCCAAGAACTTAGTGACATtcaaagaagtaaacatcttTTTGTATATCAGGACTATCCAGAGCAACCATAATTAATGCCACCAAGCAATGTAAAAACTCATGTGCCAGAGTTAAAAACAAGTTCGAGCTATTTTAATTTCAGGAAGATATtggagaaaaaagatggaaggaaaaaGAGGTTGTTGTCAGTTTAGGGTATTACCTCGGTAACTAGAAGGAATTATCTTTCAGAGAAATGCCTTATTTTtttgttacgtttatatcctgcctttcctccaaggagtccaaggtggcatacatgagcctcctcctctcccttgtcAATATGTTCCTATTAACATTTTTGCAGATAATGTTACATGTGTGTTTATATCTGTCAGGGATatataccatctgtcagggatgttttagggtggattcctgcattgagaaaggggttggactcgatggccttgtagaccccttccaactctgctattctatgattctatgatcttgcatTTTAGGTAGAAGGGGTAGCATACCTAAGCTCCTTTTTGTGGAAATCTCAAAACCTGGGCCTTTGGAACAGACCTCGTGGGGAGAACCTGCTGGACAGTGGGGCCCCTTTCTATGAAACATACAAGACTTCGGATGGAAAATTCATGGCTGTTGGTGCCCTTGAGCCGCAGTTCTATGCACAGTTCATTCAAGGTAAATTAATCTACAGAACATCAGAAatgatttaaagaaagaaaaaaagaaagcattgGGTACCATCAATTTTAAATAGATATGTAAATATTATTGGTAACATGTGTGTGCTACATTAACCTACAAATTAGTTGGCTTATCTTTTTCTTCATTAGCTGAAAAGCAAATATTGCTCCCATTTTACGGATGGAGAAACTAAGGCTTGAGAGACTGGGATTTTTCCAACGCCACCCAGTTAATTTATTGCAGCGATATAAGTTCAAATTCAAATCCTGGATATATTTCTTATCTGCTTGACTGCTCTGGCTGAGTTTCCAGATTCTCTAGAGAAATGGGAGCTTTCTCTggtaatctttttaaaaaatcaatttgtaGACCTTATGAGTGTAGAGAAAACAGAACTGCTCTGTGTAC
This Elgaria multicarinata webbii isolate HBS135686 ecotype San Diego chromosome 6, rElgMul1.1.pri, whole genome shotgun sequence DNA region includes the following protein-coding sequences:
- the AMACR gene encoding alpha-methylacyl-CoA racemase; amino-acid sequence: MALHGLRVLEMAGLAPAPLCGLILADFGAQVVRVDRSPRTAMTTDVQGRGKRSLALDLKQPRGAATLRRLCQKADVLIEPFRPGVMEKLGLGPDILLQDNPKLIYARLTGFGHSGKCAKLAGHDINYLSVSGVLSKLGRKDENPYAPVNLLADFAGGGVMCAIGIVMALYECTKSGKGQVIDTSMVEGVAYLSSFLWKSQNLGLWNRPRGENLLDSGAPFYETYKTSDGKFMAVGALEPQFYAQFIQGLGLHSDKLPNQMSFSDWPEMKKLFAEVFSKKSQKEWCEIFDDSDACVTPVLTFDDVASYPHNKERGSFLKNDQEEISPRPSPLFSRTPATPSSKRDPFIGEHTKEILLEYGFSKEEISELCSLKVIEFNTPKANL